One genomic window of Corallococcus caeni includes the following:
- a CDS encoding serine hydrolase domain-containing protein: MAHQGEALRGLSRTRLADLTSALRGHVERGELPGLVALVARGDTVHVDALGTRDLTAGPPMRRDSLFRLASMAKPITAVATLMLVEDGKLSLDGAVDPWLPELANRRVLRRPDGPLDDTVPAKRAITVRDLLTLRWGLGAVMAPPGTHPIQRAMAEARVAPGFQALTDPPDVFMRQLGTLPLLHQPGERWAYHTGYEVLGVLVARASGMRFDDFLRERLFVPLGMKDTAFVVPEEKLDRLTTAYARDSATGTLEAWDTPANSDWSRPPAFLSGGGQGGLASTADDLLAFCRMLLGGGQAGDTRVLSRESIQEMLTDQLPEEQKAASPFVPGFWDASGWGFGGSVTTKPDGVSPTAGRYGWGGGYGPMFFIDPQQDLTALLLHQRRMQGPGDEALAMEFSKNAYRALED, from the coding sequence ATGGCCCACCAAGGCGAAGCGCTTCGCGGTCTCTCCCGGACACGGCTCGCCGACCTGACGTCCGCCCTGCGCGGCCACGTCGAGCGCGGGGAGCTGCCCGGCCTCGTCGCCCTGGTGGCGCGCGGGGACACCGTGCACGTCGACGCGCTGGGAACGAGGGACCTCACCGCCGGCCCGCCCATGCGGCGGGACAGCCTCTTCCGCCTCGCGTCCATGGCCAAGCCCATCACGGCGGTGGCCACGCTGATGCTCGTGGAGGACGGGAAGCTGTCGCTCGACGGCGCCGTGGACCCGTGGCTGCCGGAGCTGGCGAACCGCCGGGTCCTGCGCAGGCCCGACGGTCCGCTCGACGACACCGTTCCCGCGAAGCGCGCCATCACCGTGCGCGACCTGCTCACGTTGCGCTGGGGCCTGGGCGCGGTGATGGCGCCGCCCGGCACGCATCCGATTCAGCGGGCCATGGCCGAGGCCCGGGTGGCGCCCGGCTTCCAGGCCCTCACGGATCCGCCCGACGTGTTCATGCGCCAGTTGGGCACGCTGCCGCTCCTCCATCAACCCGGAGAGCGGTGGGCCTATCACACCGGCTACGAGGTCCTGGGCGTGCTGGTCGCGCGGGCGTCGGGCATGCGCTTCGACGACTTCCTGCGCGAGCGGCTCTTCGTGCCGCTGGGCATGAAGGACACGGCGTTCGTCGTCCCCGAGGAGAAGCTCGACCGGCTCACGACGGCCTACGCTCGCGATTCGGCCACCGGGACACTGGAGGCCTGGGACACGCCCGCGAACAGCGACTGGTCGCGGCCGCCAGCCTTCCTTTCGGGAGGAGGCCAGGGCGGGCTCGCGTCCACGGCGGATGACCTCCTGGCCTTCTGCCGGATGCTGCTGGGTGGTGGCCAGGCCGGAGACACCCGAGTGCTGTCCCGCGAGAGCATCCAGGAGATGCTGACGGATCAGCTTCCCGAGGAGCAGAAAGCCGCGTCACCCTTCGTCCCCGGCTTCTGGGATGCGTCGGGGTGGGGCTTCGGCGGGTCCGTCACCACGAAGCCGGATGGCGTCTCCCCCACCGCCGGCCGCTACGGCTGGGGCGGCGGCTACGGCCCGATGTTCTTCATCGATCCGCAGCAGGACCTGACGGCGCTCCTCCTGCACCAGCGGCGGATGCAGGGCCCCGGCGATGAGGCCCTGGCCATGGAGTTCTCCAAGAACGCATACCGGGCGCTGGAGGACTGA
- a CDS encoding ATP-grasp domain-containing protein, with protein sequence MTSRKKVVVIGSRSDDATRFVAEAVERRRARAVVLETDRVPDSAALSWEDGDVHWDGECLSDLRSFYLKNVRLSLPVPEAEALSGRNFPRWQEQYLAERERQSFLHSVLRSLHRRGGSFVNPLEAVELHYLKLHQLALLRRHRIPVPSSLATASPDAVREFVARHGSVIYKPLGGGAMVRKVEEADLTDERLQLLANCPVLFQEQIVGDEFRAYVLDGEPVAAFHIPTDGVVDARQNLHRVKPARLPKEAWALCLKGAKALGMVFTAVDLRRTPEGAFVALEFNPTPAISFFDDPRDGKVITRLASYLVSKA encoded by the coding sequence ATGACGTCCCGCAAGAAGGTCGTGGTCATCGGCTCGCGTTCGGATGACGCCACCCGCTTCGTCGCTGAAGCGGTGGAGCGCCGCCGCGCGCGAGCCGTCGTCCTGGAGACGGACCGGGTGCCCGACTCCGCCGCGTTGAGCTGGGAGGACGGCGACGTGCACTGGGACGGTGAATGTCTCAGCGACCTGCGCTCCTTCTACCTCAAGAACGTGCGCCTCTCGCTCCCGGTCCCCGAGGCCGAGGCCTTGTCCGGGCGCAACTTCCCGCGCTGGCAGGAGCAGTACCTGGCGGAGCGGGAGCGCCAGTCCTTCCTGCACTCCGTGCTGCGCTCGCTCCACCGGCGCGGCGGCTCGTTCGTCAACCCGCTGGAGGCGGTGGAGCTGCACTACCTGAAGCTGCACCAGCTGGCCCTGCTGCGCCGGCACCGCATCCCCGTCCCCAGCAGCCTGGCCACCGCTTCGCCGGACGCGGTGCGCGAGTTCGTCGCGCGCCACGGGTCCGTCATCTACAAGCCGCTGGGCGGCGGCGCGATGGTGCGCAAGGTGGAGGAAGCGGACCTCACCGACGAGCGGCTCCAGCTGCTCGCCAACTGCCCCGTGCTGTTCCAGGAGCAGATCGTCGGCGACGAGTTCCGCGCCTACGTGCTCGACGGCGAGCCCGTGGCCGCCTTCCACATCCCCACCGACGGCGTGGTGGACGCGCGGCAGAACCTGCACCGGGTGAAGCCCGCCCGCCTCCCGAAGGAAGCCTGGGCGCTGTGCCTCAAGGGCGCCAAAGCGCTGGGCATGGTCTTCACGGCGGTGGACCTGCGGCGCACGCCCGAGGGCGCCTTCGTGGCGCTTGAATTCAACCCCACTCCCGCCATCTCCTTCTTCGATGACCCGCGCGACGGCAAAGTCATCACCCGGCTCGCCAGCTACCTCGTCTCCAAGGCCTGA
- a CDS encoding 2OG-Fe(II) oxygenase, with amino-acid sequence MFPPSATAWTRLASASEALHAAIRREFAAGGRVLHVCLRDVLFPERAEAMHQALRAASFVRHHHGAYALHIAPLDQQAPSALTDFCAWLKSDDGAAFHAALVGWPHPLETRQVQVSRMEVGEHFPEHRDTDEEGLAVVYNFTRPWEDRFGGVLTFRHPEADADLMRVPPLFNSVFIFRARGAPHRVTEWTSAAQGHQRYSVTAFILAKR; translated from the coding sequence GTGTTCCCGCCGTCCGCGACCGCCTGGACGCGGCTGGCGTCCGCGTCCGAAGCGCTGCACGCCGCCATCCGCCGGGAGTTCGCGGCAGGTGGCCGGGTGCTGCACGTCTGCCTCCGGGACGTCCTCTTCCCCGAGCGCGCCGAGGCGATGCACCAGGCCCTGCGCGCCGCGAGCTTCGTGCGCCACCACCACGGCGCCTATGCCCTGCACATCGCGCCGTTGGATCAGCAGGCGCCCTCCGCCCTGACGGACTTCTGCGCGTGGCTCAAGAGCGACGACGGCGCGGCCTTCCACGCCGCGCTGGTGGGCTGGCCCCATCCCCTGGAGACCCGGCAGGTGCAGGTGTCGCGCATGGAGGTGGGCGAGCACTTCCCGGAGCACCGGGACACGGACGAGGAAGGGCTCGCCGTCGTCTACAACTTCACGCGCCCCTGGGAGGACCGCTTCGGCGGAGTCCTCACCTTCCGGCATCCTGAAGCGGACGCGGACCTGATGCGCGTCCCCCCGCTCTTCAACTCGGTGTTCATCTTCCGCGCGAGGGGCGCCCCCCACCGAGTGACGGAGTGGACGTCCGCTGCGCAGGGCCACCAGCGCTACTCCGTCACCGCCTTCATCCTCGCGAAACGTTGA
- a CDS encoding erythromycin esterase family protein yields MATREDALLVRAIAETVQPLQGTREDFDPLLDLVGDARCVLIGEATHGTHEFYRLRALLTRRLIEEMGFSAVAVEADWPDAYRINRYVRAMGTDADAVESLADFQRFPSWMWRNADVLDFAGWLRTHNDRRPAREKVGFYGLDLYSLHASMGAVLTYLDRADPEAAKRARHRYACFEHFGEDPQDYGHATTLGLSPGCERQVIAQLRELQRERESLLHRDGPLAEDAQFEAEQNARVVQNAEEYYRSMFHGRVSSWNLRDTHMADTLDTLLAFLARRSGDARIVVWAHNSHVGDARATEMGGAGEVNLGQLTRQRHPGETRLIGFSTYRGTVTAASNWGGAAERKSVRHGLPGSCESLFHQVGLPGFLLDLRELGEAAGALRERRLQRAIGVIYRPDTERMSHYFHTRLPEQFDAMLHLDETRALEPLERTAGWERGEAPETYPTGL; encoded by the coding sequence ATGGCGACCCGAGAGGACGCACTGCTGGTGCGAGCCATCGCGGAGACCGTGCAGCCGCTCCAGGGGACGCGGGAGGACTTTGATCCGCTGCTGGACCTGGTGGGCGACGCGCGGTGCGTGCTGATCGGCGAGGCGACCCACGGCACGCACGAGTTCTACCGGCTGCGCGCGCTCCTGACGCGGCGGCTCATCGAGGAGATGGGCTTCAGCGCCGTCGCGGTGGAGGCGGACTGGCCGGATGCGTACCGCATCAACCGCTACGTGCGCGCGATGGGCACGGACGCGGACGCGGTGGAGTCGCTCGCGGACTTCCAGCGCTTCCCTTCATGGATGTGGCGCAACGCGGATGTGCTGGACTTCGCGGGCTGGCTGCGGACGCACAACGACCGGCGCCCGGCGCGGGAGAAGGTCGGGTTCTACGGGTTGGATCTCTACAGCCTCCATGCCTCCATGGGCGCGGTGCTGACGTACCTGGACCGCGCGGATCCGGAGGCGGCGAAGCGCGCCCGGCACCGCTACGCGTGCTTCGAGCACTTCGGAGAGGACCCCCAGGACTACGGCCACGCCACGACGCTGGGGCTGTCACCGGGCTGCGAGCGGCAGGTCATCGCCCAACTCCGGGAGCTGCAGCGGGAGCGCGAGTCCCTGCTGCACCGGGACGGGCCCCTGGCGGAGGACGCGCAGTTCGAGGCGGAGCAGAACGCGCGCGTCGTCCAGAACGCGGAGGAGTACTACCGGTCGATGTTCCATGGACGCGTCTCGTCCTGGAACCTGCGCGACACGCACATGGCGGACACGCTGGACACGCTGCTGGCGTTCCTGGCGCGGCGCTCGGGTGACGCGCGGATCGTGGTCTGGGCGCACAACTCCCACGTCGGGGATGCGCGCGCGACGGAGATGGGTGGGGCGGGCGAGGTGAACCTGGGGCAGTTGACGCGTCAGCGGCACCCGGGGGAGACGCGGCTCATCGGCTTCAGCACGTACCGGGGCACCGTCACCGCCGCCTCCAACTGGGGCGGGGCCGCCGAGCGGAAGAGTGTCCGCCACGGGCTGCCGGGCAGCTGCGAGTCCCTCTTCCATCAAGTCGGGCTGCCGGGCTTCCTGTTGGACCTCCGCGAGCTGGGAGAGGCCGCCGGAGCGCTCCGCGAGCGGCGCCTGCAGCGGGCCATCGGCGTCATCTACCGGCCCGACACGGAGCGCATGAGCCACTACTTCCACACCCGGCTGCCGGAGCAGTTCGACGCGATGCTGCACCTCGATGAGACGCGGGCGCTCGAACCGCTGGAGCGCACCGCCGGCTGGGAGCGCGGCGAAGCGCCGGAGACCTATCCGACGGGCCTGTAG